From Verrucomicrobiota bacterium, the proteins below share one genomic window:
- a CDS encoding DNA-3-methyladenine glycosylase I: MPARSRCPWCKVDDPLYLSYHDEEWGVADYDGGHLFEMLALEGAQAGLSWRTVLRKRAHYRKVFCGFDPHALSQWTDAEIANALRDPGIIRNRQKVDSVINNARVLMTQFGGDPDRFATFLWAAVDGKPIQHAFQSMGDVPARDPASDRLSAELRRRGFRFVGSTICYAFMQAVGMVNDHLVTCFRYDEVRRPG; this comes from the coding sequence ATCCCCGCCCGCTCCCGTTGCCCCTGGTGTAAAGTCGATGATCCGTTATACCTCTCATACCACGATGAGGAATGGGGGGTGGCCGATTACGACGGGGGGCACCTGTTTGAAATGCTGGCCCTCGAGGGCGCGCAAGCAGGGTTGAGTTGGCGAACCGTGCTTCGAAAGCGTGCGCATTACCGGAAGGTGTTTTGCGGGTTTGATCCCCACGCCCTCAGCCAGTGGACGGATGCGGAGATCGCCAACGCCCTGCGGGACCCCGGGATCATTCGCAACCGCCAAAAGGTGGACAGCGTGATCAATAACGCGCGGGTGCTCATGACGCAGTTTGGAGGCGATCCCGATCGGTTTGCGACATTTCTCTGGGCTGCGGTGGATGGCAAGCCCATCCAGCACGCCTTTCAATCAATGGGCGACGTGCCCGCGCGCGACCCGGCGAGCGACCGGCTTTCGGCTGAATTGCGCCGGCGCGGTTTCCGGTTTGTCGGATCCACGATCTGCTACGCGTTTATGCAGGCAGTGGGCATGGTCAACGATCACCTCGTTACCTGTTTCCGTTATGACGAGGTACGGCGGCCAGGCTAG